A genome region from Primulina eburnea isolate SZY01 chromosome 9, ASM2296580v1, whole genome shotgun sequence includes the following:
- the LOC140840721 gene encoding uncharacterized protein, whose product MADNRENDRQMPPEAIPIRDHFRPVINTHYSGIARGNINANNFELKPALINMIRDQARGWLQSLPLGSITTWEELATKFLAKYFPPAKSAQLKIEISTFRQTELEQLYEAWERYKELLRKCPNHGFEDWVQIEFFYNGLNGQTRTTVDAAAGGTIFAKSPAQAYDLLEQMTINSYQWPSERSGVKRTAGVYAVDPITSLTAQVSALTTQIAAMNKAGQSTSDVALVTAEESPIPEEVQYINNKNFGGFGGYRGVVQKTADPNLREVNAIFMQHEEIGMLGSEEKEVELTQVPNEKPTPSKRTRDLKNLHSNIQSTEKEEVAITGGENKGMQGSLPQKLQDHGEFVIPCEIRGQLVEKAICDSGASVNVMPSFLYEKLGLSVIKPTGLSLQMADKSIRTPLGVVEDVELKIDKIRLLANFVVLDMGNSQNVRAILGRPFLATAGAIIDVKRRKMTMEVEGQLVEIKASKIAYNPP is encoded by the exons ATGGCTGATAACAGAGAAAACGACCGACAGATGCCGCCTGAGGCTATACCaatcagagatcacttccgaccagtgatcaacacgCATTATTCTGGCATTGCTCGAGGAAACATCAACGCCAACAATTTCGAGCTTAAGcccgcattgataaacatg ATACG ggatcaagcaagaggatggctgcAATCGCTTCCCTTGGGAAGTATCACAACATGGGAGGAGTTGGCGACAAAATTTCTGGCAAAATACTTTccccctgcaaagtctgcacagttgaagataGAGATTAGCACGTTTCGGCAGACTGAATTGGAGCAACTGTATGAGGCATGGGAGAGATACAAGGAGCTGTTGAGGAAATGCCcgaaccatggttttgaagactgggtgcaAATCGAGTTTTTCTATAATGGATTGAATGGTCAAACGCGTACAACTGTGGATGCAGCGgcaggtggcacgatctttgccaagTCCCCTGCTCAAGCCTATGACTTGCTTGAGCAGATGACCATAAACAGCTACCAGTGGCCATCTGAAAGATCTGGAGTGAAGAGGACTGCTGGAGTTTATGCCGTGGATCCAATCACATCACTTACTGCACAGGTTTCAGCATTGACCACACAGATTGCAGCAATGAACAAAGCAGGCCAGTCTACGTCTGATGTAGCACTGGTGACTGCCGAAGAGTCGCCTATTCCTGAAGAAGTGCAATACATCAACAACAAGAACTTTGGAGGCTTTggcggatatcgag GCGTAGTACAAAAGACTGCAGATCCAAATCTGAGAGAGGTGAATGCCATTTTTATGCAGCATGAGGAGATTGGTATGTTAGGCAGCGAAGAGAAGGAGGTTGAACTCACACAAGTTCCGAATGAAAAGCCAACTCCAAGCAAAAGAACCCGAG atctcaagaacctacactCTAACATTCAGTCTACAGAGAAGGAAGAGGTGGCAATCACTGGAGGAGAGAATAAGGGCATGCAAGGAAGTCTTCCTCAGAAGCTGCAAGACCACGGAGAATTTGTTATACCATGTGAAATAAGAGGGCAATTAGTGGAAAAAGCTATATGTGATTCGGGAGCGAGCGTGAATGTAATGCCAAGTTTTCTCTACGAGAAACTTGGACTGAGTGTGATCAAACCCACAGGACTAAGTTTGCAAATGGCGGATAAATCGATCAGGACACCGCTAGGTGttgtggaagatgttgaacttaAGATTGATAAAATAAGGCTTTTAGCTAATTTTGTGGTGCTTGACATGGGGAACAGTCAGAATGTTCGTGCTATTTTAGGACGACCATTTTTGGCTACTGCAGGAGCTATTATTGACGTGAAACGAAGAAAGATGACCATGGAAGTTGAAGGTCAGCTTGTGGAAATAAAGGCATCCAAGATAGCATACAATCCACCATGA